The genomic stretch TCGTTTCCTACCGATGAACGTTGCGGCCGAAAGGCTTGCTTCTCTCGGACGCCGCGTGGGCTCCGCCGTCACCTTCGCCTCCTCGTCGCTCGCGGCCCTACGCGGCTCAATCGAAGCAGGGTCCAAAAGCCATTGATTGCCGTCTCCTACAACTGCTCCCTTTCTGCCACCAATGGCTGTCATCACCCATCCATAAGCCCGTGCCAGTTGAAACCAGCATGATTCCAGACGCTACTCCACCCACCGGATACGGCACCACTTGCATGCCCAGCACGACAACAACCAGCATCTAACCTTGCCACCCACACAAGTGGCCTGTTGATCTTCTTCCATCTCATGCACGCAGCACGGTGGGTGGggtggggaggggaggggaggattCGGTGCGCCACAGCCAGCTCACTCAGCCTACTCCAATTCGATCCATGACTGCGTTGGGGTCACTGTTGTCGTCGCATTCTTTCATCTCGTGCCATGATGAGCAGCATCGCAAATaaacacacacaagcaaacaacgACCCCGCAACGAAAGGCTCTGCACCTCAAAGGAGCAATTTTTTTTGGCCAAAAAACGAGCGTTGAAGCTTCGTCACTCACAATTATTCGATCTACAGGGCATTCTTACCGAACATTCAAATGGATTCTAAGAGGGCTTTCGAAGACACAGCAGCAGAacacccgagagagagagagagagctggtgCTGCATCATTATCATGACAGGCAATCGTTCGTATGAGTTTAATACCGAACGTGGAAGGTCGCAAGTCTTATTCAGACATGATCGATCATGAATGCAAGAACTGTGAGAACACAGGGTGGTCTAGTCTCTTCCAAATTTCCATGGGTCGATTTTGCATAACCATTTAGTCACCTGGTGGGGATAAAGATGAAGAGAAGAGCTCGATACATGTGAGtagaaaagaagaaagattaGGACGTGCAGGCGTTAGACACATGATGTGTTCCAAGGTAGAAGAACTACAGAGTGCGACAAGGCCCCATTTCGCAGCAAATCTCGTTCCACTGATTTGACCCGGCCGCATGGTGATGACATCTGCCCCCGTGATTGACTCGCTGCATTCTCGAGTTATTAACTAGCCAGGAGAATctaccatcgaactctcgaagacGTATAGCATACAAGAAAGATTCAGGAACTGTGAATCTTGGGCATCAAACACCGTGCACAATAAACTTGGGGTAGGTTAGATTTCCCAGCCATTGTTGAGCTTGAATCATTAAAGGTCCGAAGAGGTGAAACGCAAGGAAGGAAGCAAGCAAAGAATAGCGTGGCGACTAAAGATATCTATGGTGGCACGGTGCGATGGTGACATGCCCAAGCGTGGTACCAGGCTACCAATTACGCATAGTTGGCGAAGCACCAAACTGGGGTGGATGCAGAAAGATGAGAAAATTGCGCATGGTTGGTGAAGCACCAAACTGTGCTGCCTCAGAAAGATCTGACTTGGATAGAGGTGGATGCCCCAAGTGCTCACTGCAAAATATAGGCGAGTCCATTATCCCGTCCTTCTCCACGGGACATCAAAAGTTGGAAAGAAGTCAAAGTTAATGCTCTTAACTCAGCCAAAACCACTTGTTATTCCGCTGGTCCTCAGGCTTTCCAGGTGATTAAAGAACAACCTTTCCGGTGCATGAGTAAGGCTTTATGAAATCTTAATGCAGAGTGGAAGCCATTAATAATAGTCAACAAGCAACATCATTGGACGTGGAATAATAATAGCCTTCACTCTCttctcaaaaagaaagaaaaaagagatgtgTTTTCTCAATGAAGTCACTCACTGTTTCTTGCGTTTGGATCAAATTTCGTCTTCTCCATCGATCATCAATCAGGAAGCAGCTGGTGGCATGCAAAAGATACGGCTAAAAGTGACGGTAAGAACACGTCTGCCGACACTAGCAATAAGGCAAGAGATGAAAGAGATTGACGTGGATGTAATACTCATCAAGATTCTTGTGCCAAGCGTCACATCAGTTGATTATTCTCCTTCGATTCCCCTACCCTTTCACTGCATCAATAATCACTATAGTGTTCATCGGGAGGCAAATACTATGCTGCATTTTCATATGTTCGACTTCTATCCTTTCTTACATTGGCTTCATATACGGAcacacgcatatatatatatgtatatatatatatacatatacatacatatatatatatacatatatatatatacatatatatatatatatacatatatatatatatatacatatatatatatatacatatatatatatatacatatatatatatatacatatatatatatatacatatatatatatatacatatatatatatatacatatatatatatatacatatatatatatatacatatatatatatatatatatttatttatttataaaagctCCATAGACAGACGTACTTAAAGCCTCACCTCTCCCTCCCTCTCATcatttcgtcttcttcctcctgttTGTGATGGGATCCAAAACTCAATGGAGCTTTGGGCTCCGCTGCGCGTTGCTCTCGGTTCTGATTGCCTCCTTGCATGGCATGACGACGGAGAGCTTCCGTCACAAGCACCACCGCGGCAATGGCACGTCGGCCAGGAGGAGGGAGCGAGCGAACGGTATCAGCTGCAACATGTTCCAGGGGAGCTGGGTCTACGACGACTCCTACCCGCTCTACGACTCCTCCACCTGCCCTTTCCTGGAGGCAGAGTTCGACTGCCAGCGCTACGGCCGGCCGGACAAGGAGTACCTCAAGTACCGGTGGAAGCCCGACGCCTGCGAACTCCCGAGGTCGCCTCCTCTCTCGTGTTTCGGCCGTCGCTTGCATCGACAGAGTTCGTCTCTAATGTTAAGACTCTGAAGCGAATGGGTGTTCTGTTGTGAAGGTTCAATGGGCAGGATATGCTGGGGAGGCTGAAAGGCAAGAAGATAATGTTCGTGGGCGATTCCATCAGCCTCAACCAGTGGGAGTCGCTCGGCTGCATGCTTCGTGCCGCCGTGCCCAACGCCAAGACAACCTACACCAGGAAGACCCCTCTGTCCACCATAACATTTGAGGtgctcatcatcatcttcttcttcttcttcttcttcgtcttccatCCCTCGTATCCTTCGTTCCCTGAATTCCACAAGACACCAATCATGACACGAGCACCCACAGTTTTCATTTTGGTCGCCCTCCTCAGATGGCTTTTGTCTGTTCTTTTTGTTTGCGGACATGGACGTATCAAACGTCACAACCACCACCACATGTCGTGCCCAATTTCTCATTTGTTTAATGGCCAAGTAGCAGCAAACGCTAATCATGGAAGACAGCAGAGCAGTTCACCGCACTGCCCATCTCCAGTCTATCTTCTCCCCATTGCACCTGTCCTGAGCTCATGTAGCGATGATGGCCAACGGCCAAACACCGCCGCCCACCCCCGTCGATTTCTTCGATTAGCTCTTCTTTAAAAGTGTTTTTTATTCTGTCATCTTCAACAAGGTTACAAAGGCTATATTATTCTTTTATGCAATGCATCAAATAAATAGACTTTACAGTAAGTTTCAGATGGCTCCCAACATGCTGCGGTCACGGGTTCAGTGTCTCAATAGACCTACACACGACTCTCCCACAATCCTGTCAATACAATACGTTAGATTCGGAAATATGAACTCGAAAGATAAGAACTCACATGTTGTGTTTCGTTGAGGGTGATGATTCGATGAGAGCAAGACAAGAAGAGGTCGAGGTGTAAAaactcttcctttctcttcttccttccgttTGCTTGCCGTCTTTGcccaacttcttccccctttctgaAACTTTCCTTTTGTTTTCCTCGTGCAATTCGGTACCAAAAGATTCTTGGTGTTATCCATGGAATAAAGTTGGGTGCCCGAGAACATTTTCCTCCTTGGGATTACCCAGAAAGAGGTCATGTGACTGTCAATGGTCAGGCCATGCAACAACAAAACATGCACCATGTGAGGGCCTCCCCCGGCCCCTCCCTCCTGTGTCACGGACTCTCATTCCTAACAGCGCCTCTGCCGGACCACCTAAAACAAATGATATTAGAAATTCCTCAGACTAAACCTCTCTGCAGTGTGTTGCTTACCTAATCCGACGGAATTCATCTTGGATGCTACTCAGCGAACCGGGCACAAGAACGGGAAGAAACAAGGAGGAGATGAGCTCGGCCACAGCTAACGCGATGCCATGTTGCTTGCAGGACTATGGCGTGTCGGTGATGCTCTACCACACCACCTATCTGGTGGACATAGTGAGCGAACCCATCGGACGCGTCCTCAAGCTTGACTCCATCCAGTCCGGTTCCGCGTGGCTGGGCGTCGACGTCTTGGTCTTCAACACTTGGCATTGGTGGACTCACAAGGGAAGTAGCCAACCGTGTGAGATCCGCCCTGTCTCCGTCTccgtctctgtctctgtctctgtccTTGTTGATACCACAATGCAAAACCTCTCCACTCCTCTCCGTCTAACCACAGCAATCTTGTGGGCTGGCGCAGATGGGACTACGTACAGGATGGAGATCAGGTGTACAGAGACATGGATCGATTGGTGGCCTTCAACAAGGGGCTGACGACGTGGGCCAAGTGGGTGAACTCCAACATCGACCCGGCTGCCACCAAAGTCTTCTTCCAAGGCATCTCCCCAACCCATTACCAGTAAGCTCTGCAACATCACAAACCACTCACCTCTGTTCTCCTTCATCTGATCTGACTGGGTTCTTCTCTTGGTCATGGAATCAGAGGAGCGGACTGGGGAGAGCAGAATACGAACAACTGTAACAAACAGACGCAACCGGTCGCTGGATCGACGTACCCAGGCGGTCCACTTCCAGCTCAAGGCATCGTCAACAGCGTCCTCGGGGCCATGTCGAAGCCGGTCTATCTGCTCGACATAACCTTGCTCTCCCAGCTCAGAAAGGACGCGCATCCATCCGCTTACAGTGGAGATCACTCGGGCATGGACTGCAGCCACTGGTGCCTCGCCGGCCTTCCCGATACCTGGAATCAGATCCTGTATGCAGCACTTGCTTGATGGAATCCGGACTCGGTGAAAGAACCACCAACCAAAGCTCGCAACTGGTAACCAGTAAGCGAGAAGCATTCCCATCACCTCTTCATGTATCGGTCATCGATCACAATAATGTCCTGTCCTGCTCAAACTACGATTTCAAAGAAGCCAGCCTCAATCCGTTGGCCATTGTAATAAACTTTCGTTTCATCAGAGTTACGTACCGACAACTCTAAATGGTTTGCAGAGATCTCAAACAAAAATTATGATCTAAATGCAAAATCTAGTTCGGTAACCATTTCTTGCATCGAACACTTAAATCAGATAATTCGATCGGGTAAGCACTCCGAATGTACCTGGAAACTTCCATCCCCTATGAAAGCAATAACACGCTTTTCCTTGGCAGCTTGTGGATTTGCGTCGCTCACCGGTTGTGAACGAGTGACCAAGCGGACAGTAAAGCGAGGCCCTCTATAAGcaaagaggaggaaaacaagaatCCTTCACGAAGACGTTGTCCCACACGCTGCACCGCAGTTAAACCATGGGCGACTCCGTCTTGACGCTCCTTAGACAAGTGCGTCATGCAGTCCCTCAGCGCACACGCCCAAGAAACCGAGGAGGAAGACAGGTGCCATGGCGGCAAGATGTACGTGGAGAGACATGGCTTCACGCCCTCTCGTGTCGCCCCATGAAGCGCAGAGAGGCATGCGCTGGAGAGGCACGGTCGATGTCGTCCAGATTCGTGATCGAACGGATGTAGGGGTTTGGTTTACAATGTGCATGTGAGCGCACAAGTTTTGCCCTCCGATGCTCCAAACATCGTGAATGCTAGTGATGGGTTTAGAGTAGGGAAAAGAACGTTCATTTCTTGGATCGACAAGGCCCACCACGTTCCGAGTAATCAGGTGAGTTAGTTAGGGTTGGTTGATGGGACCCTAATTTGCACAGCATGCAGCCTGGATCGAGGTATCAAATACGGCCGGCCGTCCGTCCGTCCGTATGCTTCGGATTCATAAAAATTGGGCCCTTTAATTACGTTAACTGAGGTTTTGGTCACGCATTGTGTCGTCTCTGTAGCTTTCTCTAAATGGAAattcaaatattattattattttttttagaatttgtaTTCAAGAGAGCGTCTCTAAATCAGAATATTTCTTTGATACT from Musa acuminata AAA Group cultivar baxijiao chromosome BXJ1-3, Cavendish_Baxijiao_AAA, whole genome shotgun sequence encodes the following:
- the LOC135635543 gene encoding protein trichome birefringence-like 38 → MGSKTQWSFGLRCALLSVLIASLHGMTTESFRHKHHRGNGTSARRRERANGISCNMFQGSWVYDDSYPLYDSSTCPFLEAEFDCQRYGRPDKEYLKYRWKPDACELPRFNGQDMLGRLKGKKIMFVGDSISLNQWESLGCMLRAAVPNAKTTYTRKTPLSTITFEDYGVSVMLYHTTYLVDIVSEPIGRVLKLDSIQSGSAWLGVDVLVFNTWHWWTHKGSSQPWDYVQDGDQVYRDMDRLVAFNKGLTTWAKWVNSNIDPAATKVFFQGISPTHYQGADWGEQNTNNCNKQTQPVAGSTYPGGPLPAQGIVNSVLGAMSKPVYLLDITLLSQLRKDAHPSAYSGDHSGMDCSHWCLAGLPDTWNQILYAALA